A single genomic interval of Saccharothrix saharensis harbors:
- a CDS encoding ROK family transcriptional regulator has product MSRPQPASQHTVRRHNSALVLDAIAGAPGSSRATVAARTGLTKATVSSLVDRMIGAGLVAEGEAQARSGPGRRGTALHLSPTGPHGLGVEIGVDYLATCLVDLTGRVRARWVRPSDNRASSPARVLGKVATAVRTATRQDVPIGGVGVAVPGLVEVAGGSLRLAPNLGWREVDIRGELTRRVALDVPVLVGNEANLAALAELWHGDVATDFLHISGEIGIGAGIVVGGALFEGVSGFGGELGHLSVDPRGPACACGSRGCLERLAGQDEIVRAAGVTGVDELLARLAAGDRTATTAVRSAARWLGVALSGAVNLLDLPTVVLGGTYARLEPWLQEPLHAELDRRVVSAEWSPVRVVASSLGAEAAMRGAATTAVRAILADPDPYVTSALSRA; this is encoded by the coding sequence GTGTCCAGACCACAGCCCGCGAGCCAGCACACCGTGCGACGGCACAACTCCGCACTGGTGCTCGACGCCATCGCCGGGGCGCCCGGGTCGTCGCGCGCCACCGTGGCCGCCCGCACCGGCCTGACCAAGGCGACCGTGTCCAGCCTCGTCGACCGGATGATCGGCGCGGGGCTCGTCGCCGAGGGCGAGGCGCAGGCCAGGTCCGGCCCCGGCCGGCGCGGCACGGCGCTGCACCTGTCCCCCACCGGGCCGCACGGGCTCGGCGTGGAGATCGGGGTCGACTACCTGGCCACGTGCCTGGTCGACCTCACCGGCCGGGTGCGGGCGCGGTGGGTGCGGCCCAGCGACAACCGCGCCTCCAGCCCGGCACGGGTGCTGGGCAAGGTGGCCACGGCGGTGCGCACGGCGACCAGGCAGGACGTGCCGATCGGCGGGGTGGGCGTGGCCGTGCCCGGCCTGGTGGAGGTGGCGGGCGGGTCGTTGCGGCTCGCGCCGAACCTGGGCTGGCGCGAGGTCGACATCCGGGGCGAGCTGACCCGCCGGGTGGCACTGGACGTGCCGGTGCTGGTGGGCAACGAGGCGAACCTGGCCGCGTTGGCCGAGCTGTGGCACGGGGACGTGGCGACGGACTTCCTGCACATCTCGGGTGAGATCGGCATCGGCGCGGGCATCGTCGTGGGCGGGGCGCTGTTCGAGGGCGTGTCCGGGTTCGGCGGCGAGCTCGGGCACCTGTCGGTCGACCCGCGCGGGCCGGCGTGCGCGTGCGGGTCGCGGGGGTGCCTGGAGCGGCTGGCGGGGCAGGACGAGATCGTGCGCGCGGCGGGCGTGACGGGGGTGGACGAGCTGCTGGCGCGACTGGCGGCGGGTGACCGCACGGCCACGACGGCGGTGCGTTCGGCGGCGCGGTGGTTGGGCGTGGCGCTGTCCGGGGCGGTGAACCTGCTGGACCTGCCGACCGTGGTGCTGGGCGGGACGTACGCGCGGCTGGAGCCGTGGCTGCAGGAGCCGTTGCACGCGGAGCTGGACCGTCGCGTGGTCAGCGCCGAGTGGTCACCCGTTCGAGTGGTCGCGTCGTCGCTGGGCGCGGAGGCCGCCATGCGCGGCGCCGCCACCACCGCCGTCCGCGCGATCCTCGCCGACCCCGATCCCTACGTGACCTCCGCCCTGTCCCGAGCGTAG
- a CDS encoding AAA family ATPase produces MPCLIALNGPPGCGKSTIARRYAEDHPPALALDVDRVRDLIAGDLGEAGRLARDIAIAAARVHLTSGHDVVVPQFLGRPEFLDRLSALAAELEVPYHEVVLLDSRENAIRRFTERGTVQATPAELSAMYDNLRRIIATRHPHVIHSVEGDPTHTYRSLLSYLNGEFGGPERSTLEA; encoded by the coding sequence GTGCCCTGCCTGATCGCCCTGAACGGCCCGCCGGGCTGCGGCAAGTCGACGATCGCGCGCCGTTACGCCGAAGACCACCCGCCCGCGTTGGCGCTGGACGTCGACCGGGTGCGCGACCTGATCGCCGGCGACCTGGGTGAAGCGGGCCGCTTGGCGCGTGACATCGCCATCGCCGCCGCCCGCGTGCACCTGACGTCCGGCCACGACGTGGTCGTGCCCCAGTTCCTGGGCCGCCCGGAGTTCCTGGACCGCCTCTCCGCCCTGGCCGCCGAGCTCGAGGTGCCCTACCACGAGGTGGTCCTGCTCGACTCCCGCGAGAACGCGATCCGCCGCTTCACCGAGCGCGGCACCGTCCAGGCCACCCCCGCCGAGCTGTCCGCGATGTACGACAACCTGCGAAGGATCATCGCCACCCGGCACCCCCACGTGATCCACTCCGTCGAGGGCGACCCAACTCACACCTACCGGAGCCTCCTCTCCTACCTGAACGGTGAGTTCGGGGGTCCTGAGCGTTCGACTCTCGAGGCCTGA
- the xylA gene encoding xylose isomerase, with product MDNFSFGLWTVGWPGRDPFGDATRPPLDVPLAVRKLSELGAWGITFHDDDLFPFGSDAAEVGKRVSAFRAALDETGMVVPMVTTNLFTHPVFKDGGFTSNDRSVRRFALRKVLRNLELAAELGARTIVMWGGREGSEVDAGKPVSAALDRYREAVDTVAQYSVDQGYGFRFALEPKPNEPRGDILLPTIGHALAFISTLEHHELFGVNPEVGHEQMAGLNFVHGIGQALWQGKLFHIDLNGQKGPRYDQDFVFGQGDLLSAFFLVDLLENGGYDGPRHFDYKPLRTEDFDGVWESAAANMRTYKLLRERAAAFRADPEVQEALKYSGVYELAEPTLNEGESIADFLKGEDFDPSTAAERGFGFVRLAQLATEHLLGAR from the coding sequence GTGGACAACTTCAGCTTCGGCCTGTGGACGGTCGGCTGGCCGGGACGCGACCCGTTCGGCGACGCGACCCGCCCCCCGCTGGACGTGCCGTTGGCGGTGCGCAAGCTCTCGGAGCTCGGTGCGTGGGGCATCACGTTCCACGACGACGACCTGTTCCCCTTCGGCTCGGACGCGGCCGAGGTCGGCAAGCGGGTCTCCGCCTTCCGGGCGGCGTTGGACGAGACCGGCATGGTGGTGCCCATGGTGACCACCAACCTGTTCACCCACCCGGTGTTCAAGGACGGCGGCTTCACCAGCAACGACCGCTCGGTGCGCCGGTTCGCGCTGCGGAAGGTGCTGCGCAACCTGGAGCTGGCGGCCGAACTCGGCGCGCGGACCATCGTCATGTGGGGCGGTCGTGAGGGCTCCGAGGTCGACGCGGGCAAGCCCGTGTCCGCCGCCCTCGACCGCTACCGCGAGGCCGTCGACACGGTCGCGCAGTACTCGGTCGACCAGGGCTACGGCTTCCGCTTCGCCTTGGAGCCCAAGCCGAACGAGCCCCGCGGCGACATCCTGCTGCCGACGATCGGCCACGCCCTGGCGTTCATCTCGACGCTGGAGCACCACGAGCTGTTCGGCGTGAACCCCGAGGTGGGCCACGAGCAGATGGCGGGCCTCAACTTCGTGCACGGCATCGGCCAGGCGCTGTGGCAGGGCAAGCTCTTCCACATCGACCTCAACGGCCAGAAGGGCCCGCGCTACGACCAGGACTTCGTGTTCGGCCAGGGCGACCTGCTGTCCGCGTTCTTCCTGGTCGACCTGCTGGAGAACGGCGGCTACGACGGCCCCCGGCACTTCGACTACAAGCCGCTGCGCACCGAGGACTTCGACGGCGTGTGGGAGAGCGCCGCGGCCAACATGCGCACCTACAAGCTCCTGCGCGAGCGGGCGGCGGCGTTCCGCGCCGACCCCGAGGTGCAGGAAGCGCTCAAGTACAGCGGCGTGTACGAGCTGGCCGAGCCCACCCTGAACGAGGGCGAGTCGATCGCCGACTTCCTCAAGGGCGAGGACTTCGACCCGTCCACCGCGGCCGAGCGCGGCTTCGGGTTCGTGCGCCTGGCGCAGCTGGCGACCGAGCACCTGCTGGGCGCGCGCTGA
- a CDS encoding xylulokinase yields the protein MALVAGVDSSTQSCKVVVRDADTGALVRQGRATHPTGTEVHPSAWWDALQTAIADAGGLDDVAAVSVAAQQHGMVTLDEAGEVVRPALLWNDTRSAGAAAELTTELGGPDKWADAVGSVLVASLTVTKLRWLATNEPESAARTAAVCLPHDWLTWKLSGSTSLDALTTDRSDVSGTGYWSPSTEDYRPDLLELALGKVVALPRVVGPADLVGGRFGAGAGDNAAAALGVQAQPGDVVVSIGTSGTAFARWPNPVTDGTGTVNGFADAEGGHLPLVATLNASRILTATASVLGVDLADLSDLALSAPAGADGLVFVPYLEGERTPNKPDSTGALHGMRLDTMTPGHLARAAVEGLLCSLADAIDALRALGMPVERVLLIGGGARMPAVRQLAPAVFGCPVLVPSPSEYVADGAARQAAWAVGGADTPPLWSDLASTSVEAEPTPWVRERYAAARDLTVNR from the coding sequence ATGGCGCTCGTCGCGGGCGTCGACTCGTCCACCCAGTCCTGCAAGGTTGTGGTCCGCGACGCGGACACCGGCGCCCTTGTTCGGCAAGGGCGCGCGACGCACCCGACGGGCACCGAAGTGCATCCCTCCGCGTGGTGGGACGCGCTGCAGACGGCCATCGCGGACGCGGGCGGCCTGGACGACGTGGCCGCCGTGTCGGTGGCCGCGCAGCAGCACGGCATGGTCACGCTCGACGAGGCCGGTGAGGTCGTCCGGCCGGCGCTGCTGTGGAACGACACCCGTTCCGCGGGAGCGGCGGCCGAGCTCACCACCGAGCTGGGCGGTCCGGACAAGTGGGCCGACGCGGTCGGCAGCGTGCTGGTCGCGTCCCTCACGGTGACCAAGCTGCGGTGGCTCGCGACGAACGAGCCGGAGTCCGCCGCCCGCACGGCGGCGGTCTGCCTCCCGCACGACTGGCTGACGTGGAAGCTGTCCGGCTCGACGTCGCTCGACGCGCTGACCACCGACCGCAGCGACGTCAGCGGCACGGGCTACTGGTCGCCGTCCACAGAGGACTACCGGCCGGACTTGCTGGAACTGGCGCTGGGCAAGGTCGTCGCGCTGCCGCGCGTGGTCGGCCCGGCGGACCTGGTCGGCGGGCGGTTCGGCGCGGGCGCGGGTGACAACGCGGCCGCGGCGCTGGGCGTGCAGGCCCAGCCCGGTGACGTGGTGGTGTCCATCGGCACGTCCGGAACGGCGTTCGCGCGCTGGCCGAACCCGGTCACCGACGGCACCGGCACCGTCAACGGGTTCGCCGACGCCGAGGGCGGCCACCTGCCGCTCGTGGCGACGCTGAACGCGTCGCGGATCCTCACGGCGACGGCGTCCGTGCTCGGGGTCGACCTGGCCGACCTGTCGGACCTCGCCCTGAGCGCGCCCGCGGGCGCCGACGGGCTGGTGTTCGTGCCGTACCTGGAGGGGGAGCGGACGCCGAACAAGCCCGACTCCACCGGCGCGCTGCACGGCATGCGACTGGACACCATGACCCCGGGGCACCTGGCGCGCGCCGCGGTCGAGGGCCTGCTGTGCAGCCTGGCGGACGCGATCGACGCGTTGCGCGCGCTGGGCATGCCGGTCGAGCGGGTGCTGCTGATCGGCGGCGGGGCCCGCATGCCCGCCGTGCGGCAGCTCGCGCCCGCGGTGTTCGGCTGCCCGGTCCTGGTGCCGTCGCCGAGCGAGTACGTGGCCGACGGCGCGGCCAGGCAGGCGGCGTGGGCGGTCGGCGGGGCGGACACCCCGCCGCTGTGGTCGGACCTGGCGTCGACCTCGGTCGAGGCGGAGCCGACCCCGTGGGTGCGGGAGCGGTACGCCGCGGCCCGCGACCTGACCGTCAACCGCTGA